The nucleotide window CAGGGACGTATTGATGAGATCCGCATCTACAAATATTTTTCGTGGCTGATTGTATCCGGCAGACAATGGTGCTGGCGCGTGAAGATCTATCTCATGACGAAACGAAGCTGCGATTGGCTCCATGGCTTTCTGGCTCAGCCTGTAAGGCGTGCCTCCAAGTCCCATCCAGGCAATGCCGACCATCAATCCGACTGAGAAATACAATATCCGCAACATCTGCCGTCTCCATCAAAAAGCAATGGGAAGACAATACAATCTCAGGGTGTGGATTGTCTAATCGCAGAAGTCCGCCCCCAACTTCTGCCTTCTATGGTTAAGTCACCTTAAATGCCCGAAACGCCCTTGGGGCGAAGATATTGCTCAAGGAATTCAAGGCTTCTGATGCCATACCAGCTCAGACGCTCCCCATCAACAAAGGCATGGGCGAAGGGCAGCGCGGCCATTTGCCTTTTCCGTTCAAGAAAAGGATAAGGCTCGGAGGAGCACAACAGGAGAGTTGTTTCCGGATCGAAGGCAGCAAGATCAATCACTGGATATTTCTCTTCAAAGGTCTCGATCTCGACGCCGAGCCGCGCCAGACTGTCACCAATGAAGCTTTGCCTGCTCACCGCCATCCATGGCTTGCGCCAGATGAGATAGAGTATCTTGCTGACCGTCTGTGTGGGGCGGCGCCCCCAGTCCAGCAAGGCAGGCAGTGGCTGATCCGGTTGCCAGGTTTGACGGCACAGACCATGAAGCGCCCTCATCCGCTCGGCCATGGCCCGGAGCCCATCGGAGGCGAGGCGGTCGGCAAGTCCCTCCAACGCCGCAGTCATGTCGTCAAGCGATGACACATGGGTGACGTGGCAGGGCACCTCGTCCTGTTCGGCCATGAAACGGGCATTCTCTTCCCGATCAAGCAGGATGAGGTCCGGCTTGACGGCCAGCACCTTGTCCCAGTTCCAGTCCTTGGTGCCGCCGACGACCGGGATTACCCCAACCGTCGCTGCCGGGTGGATGCAGAAGCGCGTGCGACCCACGACGGTAATATCTGCGGCAAGCAGGGTTTCCGTCCAGCTGGGGACGAGGGAAATCACGCGCATCGGCTTCCTCGATATCTGCCTTATTCGAAGGTGGCGCCAAGAGCTTCCATCAGATCGGCAAAGCCGGGGAAAGACGTGTTGATGATGGCTGCATCGTCAACCGTGACCGGCTTTTCACAACCGAGCCCCAGCACAAGGAAACTCATGGCAATGCGGTGATCCAGATGGGTGATGACACGGCCGCCGCCAGCGACTGCTGCTCCGCCCTTGACGACGAGATAATCCCTGCCCTCTTCGAAGGCGACGCCATTGGCCTCAAGCCCGGCGGCAACGGCGGCCAGCCGATCGCTTTCCTTGACGCGCAGCTCTTCGAGCCCCTCCATGCGGGTTTCCCCTTGAGCAAAGCTGGCGGCGACGGCCAGCACCGGATATTCGTCAATCATCGACGGAGCCCGCTCGGCAGGCACGGTCACACCCTTCAGCGCCGAGGAACGCACGCGAATGTCGCCAATGGTCTCGCCGCCACTGTTGCGCTCATTCTCGATCGTGATGTCTGCTCCCATTTCCAGAAGCGTGGTGATGAGGCCGGTACGGGTCTCATTGAGCAGGATGTCTTCCAGCACCAACTCGGAGCCCGGGGTGATCAGCGCCGCCACAATCGGGAAGGCCGCCGAGGACGGATCGCCCGGCACGATGACGTCCTGCGCTGTGAGCTCCTGCAGTCCCTCGATGGTCAGCACGGTCTCGCCTGCGTCGTTGATCTCTTCGCCGAGCGTCGCGCCAAAGCCGCGCAGCATCTTCTCGGTGTGATCCCGGGTCTTGACCGGCTCGATCACGGTGGTGGTGCCCGCCATGTTGAGGCCCGCCAGCAGCACGCAGCTTTTGACCTGCGCCGATGCCATCGGCACGCGGTAGGTGATCGGTTGGGCCGGGTCAGCCCCCTTGATGGTCAGCGGCAGGCGATCACCGGACCGGCTTAGCACCTCCACACCCATCTGGCGCAGCGGATTGAGCACACGCGCCATCGGTCGGCAGGACAGCGAGGCATCGCCCATGAAGGTCGTTGCAAAGGCATGCGCTCCCGCAACGCCCATAACCAGGCGGGCGCCGGTGCCCGAGTTGCCGAAATCAAGCACGTTGGCCGGTTCGAGAAGGGCCCCTGTTCCCAACCCCGTCACATGCCAGACGTCCTCTTCATCCTTGCGCACGGCAGCACCGAAGGCGGCCATGGCCTTTGCCGTATTGAGCACATCTTCCGATTCCAGCAGGCCGTGAATGGTGGTATCTCCACGTGCCAGCGCACCGAAGATCAGGGCGCGATGCGATATCGATTTGTCGCCGGGAACACGCAAATGGCCACGCAGGCCAGAGGACTTGCACGCGGCAAGCGGAGACAGGTTGGTGCTATCGTGAGCCATTTCCACCTCTTGCTTGGAGTTCTCGTTGGCCTTCTGCGCTGTTTCGCCGGTTGCAGAGGATCTTTCCCAGGCCATTTCTTCGTTGAAACCGGCCCCGACTTACACCATATTGCCCACTACGTCACGCCAACATCCGAAGAAAAGAGTTTTTTGCGGCCTTTTTCGACTTTTAGCTTTTGACAGGCCGTACAAGGTTAGCTAATGGAGTTGGTCAATTCTTAGAATCGAAAACCTTGCTAGGTGAAGAGGCAAAGCTGTGGCACGACCAGAACTTGGAACCAAACGCGTCTGTGCGGATTGCGGCGCTAGATATTACGACCTGAACCGCGATCCTATTGTCTGCCCGAAGTGCGGATCTATCTTCGAAATGGCCAAGACGTCCGCAATCGAAGTGGCGGAAATTGATGACCATGACGATGAGGTCGTGGCTGCGACCGCCGCAAGCGGAAGCGATGACGACGCAGATGTCATCTCCCTTGAGGACGCCGATGCCGAACAGGCATCCGATATCGACGTGCCGGATCTGGATGACGACGATGATAGCGACGATGCAGACGTCTTCCTTGATGACGAGGAAGACGAGGAGGCCCTCGACGCCATTGGCCTCGACGTGGCTGTCCCGAGCGAAGACGAAGAATAATCGTCTCCCTTTCGTCAAGCCCCGGCGGTTTACCTCGGAATGGCAAGACAGAGCGTATAGTGTCAAAA belongs to uncultured Cohaesibacter sp. and includes:
- a CDS encoding helical backbone metal receptor, coding for MRVISLVPSWTETLLAADITVVGRTRFCIHPAATVGVIPVVGGTKDWNWDKVLAVKPDLILLDREENARFMAEQDEVPCHVTHVSSLDDMTAALEGLADRLASDGLRAMAERMRALHGLCRQTWQPDQPLPALLDWGRRPTQTVSKILYLIWRKPWMAVSRQSFIGDSLARLGVEIETFEEKYPVIDLAAFDPETTLLLCSSEPYPFLERKRQMAALPFAHAFVDGERLSWYGIRSLEFLEQYLRPKGVSGI
- the aroA gene encoding 3-phosphoshikimate 1-carboxyvinyltransferase codes for the protein MAHDSTNLSPLAACKSSGLRGHLRVPGDKSISHRALIFGALARGDTTIHGLLESEDVLNTAKAMAAFGAAVRKDEEDVWHVTGLGTGALLEPANVLDFGNSGTGARLVMGVAGAHAFATTFMGDASLSCRPMARVLNPLRQMGVEVLSRSGDRLPLTIKGADPAQPITYRVPMASAQVKSCVLLAGLNMAGTTTVIEPVKTRDHTEKMLRGFGATLGEEINDAGETVLTIEGLQELTAQDVIVPGDPSSAAFPIVAALITPGSELVLEDILLNETRTGLITTLLEMGADITIENERNSGGETIGDIRVRSSALKGVTVPAERAPSMIDEYPVLAVAASFAQGETRMEGLEELRVKESDRLAAVAAGLEANGVAFEEGRDYLVVKGGAAVAGGGRVITHLDHRIAMSFLVLGLGCEKPVTVDDAAIINTSFPGFADLMEALGATFE
- a CDS encoding TIGR02300 family protein, yielding MARPELGTKRVCADCGARYYDLNRDPIVCPKCGSIFEMAKTSAIEVAEIDDHDDEVVAATAASGSDDDADVISLEDADAEQASDIDVPDLDDDDDSDDADVFLDDEEDEEALDAIGLDVAVPSEDEE